The window AAGAGGAATGATAGCAGCAGATTAGGAGGCCTCTTCCTGAGATAAAGCGCTTATTCGCTTACTTCATGAGGTCTTTCTCTCGGACCTCCAGCTGCAGCATGATGGCACTGAGCTCCATGTAGAGGTTGTTGGCTCTCTCCAGCTTCCTCTCGTAGTGTTCCCGGATGTCCAACGCGTGCCTAAGagggttgggggaaaaaaaaaatgaaaataaatcctcGATCTGCGGTTGGCATGTCAAACCCAATTATGTAAGTATGCCGCAGAACGACTGctaccaatgttccctctaattttttacgtgtctgagcaaacacaccagAGCGCCCCCTTTGATCATTGTGAGCAACATTAGACGTACGCACTCTGGTCAAtcggtgtcatccattgaagttaaatggctcattaaaagtttCAGATtaccatcagaacatttttaagaaaaattttctgcttttgcaaacttgcactgaaaatgtcaacaaacaaaaaaatacattgctaaccaaaccaagctatctatgaactataaatttgaaatgtcgcttccaactttgtttctttttttttttttttaaacccacaatgatatccccgtctgtttttcgtgatataaaactgaattattgcttgcagaatatctttagcaatgcatgttaaaatctgaatgatgctcccaaacagttttagggctAATGCTATGTtgcctcctgtatttaaaatacagaattagcttttttgggcactgtatcatctgtgctttcatccgcggtgggattttaacattacacaccatctcatcctgcactttttactttggcttcagaccaaatCTTTCTCACTCACAAAAGataaaatctcgtccagtttcaccactttttcttccagtattcacatactctgacattcaGTAAAGCAAcaggatttctttttcttttcctttcttttcttttttttatcattattatcgagagtaaacataaccagcatgtctaacttgtctttgctctacgttgccctgactgtgtttctaactaaagcgctggtggtgggcggtgtttgtaattatgagtgtatcccggaggggggcggtgtcaggtaaactaggaagtagagtgtgtggcctggtgtggccgagcagcggccctttgtgagaggcagtgtgctgccgtgtttaaaaaaaaaaaaaaaaaaagaagtcaggctgtagttcactgcactggatctaAGAGTGTGTGACAACTGCGTAAAtgtgcagttgcgcagcttagagggaacattgactgCTACTATTACCAGTGACAGACAATTAAAAGCACTTTTGATATGTACGAATTTCAATCAAAATGGccccttgtgtttttttttttttattttcattttacttaATTTTTAACTGCTGCAGGTAACCCAACATGGACACTACCACACTTCCTCTAAAAGTTAAAAACAGAATTCTGAAACAGATTTTTCCCATTTGAATTATTTCAGTTGGGAAAATGTGATTatattcaaatcaaatcaaatccgGGGGCATCTTTTCTTGAAGGCGGTCGCACCTGAGTTCGTCCCGTCTGCGTCTGATCAGCTCTTCGTCCAGCCTGTGAATGCACGTGCCTTCGCTTTTGATCTTCTCGaaatgtttcttcacttcctccctCCATTCAGCCTGGAGCGCAAATGAATGAACAAAGTCACAACCCGGCCTCCGGCTCGTGTACTGTGTGCTTCTTTAAAGCTGAAAGTCACTGCAGACCTGAGCATTGAAGTAAGTTTCCTGAGGGGCTCCCAGAACATCAGCCGAGGCAATGTCGAGGTGGAGGAGGATCTGACGGAACGACGGTCTGTTTCTGGGCTTCCCTTGCCTGGTAATGAATAAGTATGTCAGTTATTATGTTACGACTAATGAACAAGCACCCACGCACCATGTTTGTTTCATCAGAATTTTGAAGCCATCCGGGCAGGTGGAGGGCACAGGGAGGTGAAGACTGTTGCTGCCGACGCCCCAGATAATAGCGGAAGAGTCCACATCTTTGTAGGGAATCTCACCAGTCAGCAGTTCCCATAAGACGACTCCAAATGACCTGCAACGCGGAATGGGATCCTCACAACCAAAATCATCCAAGAAATccaaaataattactttttcGTCATTCGGAACTCACCAAATGTCCACTTTTTCTGACACAGGCTCATTTCGAATCACTTCTGGCGCCATCCAGGCCACCGTCCCAGCGAAAGACATCTTTGTACTTTTGTCACTGAGCTCTTTCGACGTTCCAAAGTcggatatcttcacagagtcgTTGTGAGTGAccaaaacactaaaaaaaaaaaaaaaatagaaaaggcAAGTTTGACTATGTATGTAAAgtgtccccccccaaaaaaaaaaatccctgaaaattttttttgtcgaaTAACAGATTTAATTCCATCTCAAAAGATATTATATTATAACAACATATAAAATCCATGTTTAATATTGACCTTAagtttaatttaaataattgttttttcagGGTAAAGAGTGAAATTAGGCTATTTTTCAACACAGTGAATGCAAgcatgcattttcaataaatttcaatatacaaatacagtaacaagaaaaaaattttcatatgacacgcaaaaaaaaatctaaggcAGGCAAAAAGTAAAACGTCTGTGAGGTCACAGgcaatccaaatattcaacatttgtaAAGCTTTGTTTAGGGTTTTGATAATTCTGTAATGTTTCAGGAtgatccatccctccattttctgagctgcttatcctcacaggggttgcaggagggctggagccctgaactggttgccagccaatcgcacggcacatagaaacaaacaacaagtcacagtcacattcacacctaggggcaattgagagtgtccaattaattttgcgtgtttttgggatgtgggaggaatttggaatgcccggagaaaactcacgcaggcacggggagatcatgcaaactctacgCAGGCGGGGCCAGTAACTGTCATGCCaaccctctaaccagttgcgacACCGCGCCGCCGGTTTTAGTATGAAACATATTTAATTCAGTTTGCCTAGGACATGGAGTTACTcacatattcatattttaaataaatgtaaaatttgtcGTGCAACACCCACTATTTAGTAATGCTCGGGTTCCTCAGTTTACCAGAAAACcgttgctgtggcgacccaaATTTGTACATAAGTTATGGCGACAGTAATAATTCATTACtaatgaattatttgtgtgaaacacaCTTGTAGAGCATGaatgtaaaacaaatgaaaaccatAAGTAGGGCAGTCACTGAGTGTGCCTTCATGTGGTCGCAAGCCGTCGTAAACACAGGGGTACCCTCACTtgacaagaaagaaaataataattagatTGAAGGAGAAGGAAGGCGGCCTTCTACTAAAGGAGCATTAAAACAGCACTCTGAGCACATCGTGCTCCACAAACTTTCTCTTCGTGATTCATCCAATTAATCAAATGACGATGACCTTTCCAGGGGACTCAGCATGAAATCGTTCTGCTGACTACGACAGTGTTTGGCCGCGCTGCAGTATGCCAATATTGATTAAAGAAATACCGGGGGGGGAAGAGATGTTGTGTGCAGGATGTTCAGGGTAAACAACTTCACTCGCATAAAGGCCACATGATGAATAAAATCCGGAGGGTTAATGTCAAAGTAGTTCAAACTGAAAGGCTGAATTGTTGCTGCTAAAGTCTTTTCACAGCATTGTGAAGAATCTCAAGAGTAATTACATccgtccatgcatccattttccgagacgcttatcctcacaaggctcgcgggagtgctagaccCCAACCCGGGTATCATCGGTCATGGTGATTATAAATTTAAAGTTCTGTTCAGAGGTAAAGTGAAtatgtagaagaaaaaaaaccctgcccTGAGGTTTTATAATCTGGAATTTTCACAGACAGTacagaaatgtttgtttcaCAAGAATGAAAAGATTCAttaaggaagaaaagaagaatgcagggaaaagaggaagaacCAGATAAGAAACTGGAGGGGTGTCCCATTATGCTTGttaccactttttatttttctgtgtaaattttTTATAGGCGGAAACTTATTTCTACACTTGTGGCAAAGAAACTGAGACATGCAAGAGACAACAGAAATGTCTAATAATTAACAGTTAACttattctttactttttttctatGATAAGTGAACCTAAAAgagattaatttttatttatattgtttccaggcggtacggtggatcagctggttaagtgttggcctcgcagttctgaggtcccaggttcaatcccatccctgcctgtgtggagtttgcatgttctccccgtgcctgcgtgggtttcctccaggcactcagttttcctcccacatcccaaaaacattcaacattaattggacactctaaattgcccataggtgtgaatgtgagtgcggctgtttgtctcaacgtgccctgcgattgcctgtcaaccagttcagggtgtagcccgcctcctgcccgttgacagctgggataggctccagcgctccccccgtgaggataagcggtgaagaaaaaaaaaccctgaagtTGCTCTAAAGTACCTAACTGAAGTCTTGAATACAATGTGTTGAATACAAGCACTGGCAGGAAACTCACTTGGGAGATTTGAGATCCCTGTGGATGATCTTGTGAAGGTGCAGGTAGTTCATGCCACTGGCGATGCCCGAGGCCCAGTCCACCAGCAGTCTCGGGGTCACTTTCCGTCCCGCCCTCAACACCTCGTAGAGCTGGCCTTGAGCACAGTACTCCATGATGATGCAGTAACACGGCGCCTGAGTGCACACACCCCTGGGCGGCACAAAGGGAAACCGATGAGCGGAACAGCGGCAACAAAAAACGTGGTGCAAAAACGAAGCGGTTGGAGACCTACTTGAAGCTGATGATGTTGGGATGCTTGAGTTTTCGCAGGTGCTTGATGTCAGTCTCCTTCTGCTCGCGCACCTTCTTGATGGCCACCTCCTCCGAGCGGAATTTGCCCAGGAAAACGGCTCCCTGAGCGCCGCTACCCAGCCACTGCAACTCGGAGATTTCCTCAAACGGAACCTCCCACATATCTGGAAACGGGGAAATTCAGACTTGGATGTAGTACAGTGTTGTCTTTGgctcaaagaaaaagaacatcaaaaCGGTTTCACGGTGCTCCAATTGTCTGGCTCGTGACTGCAATGAGGAACGACCATCGGGGCgagttaataaataaatgttaccCCCTCATAATTGCTTCATCTGTTCCcctcgaggaaaaaaaacaacaaatagtgTATGTGACAGTATGACGGACCAAAACACACACTTCCTACCGACCATGCATGGCATATGTAAAGCACATATCAATAGTGACTTTTTCCCAGGAGTGAGGAGTCTGTGAGTGAATTTAACAGTATGCTTTttagtaaatccatccatttaattTCGAAATCGATTGTCCTGAACAGATTTGTGGATGAGCTGGAGCCAATGCAAAGGCGACTTGGGTGAAAAGCCGActacaccctggaatggtcgccagccaatcgcagggcatcaTAATAGATTCACGCAGCAGAAACACAATGATGTAGTGTGTAGAAAAACGACAAGATAGAAAATAACGTAAGACCCTTCAGCGAGTAATGACGAAGCATCatacattttaacaaaaacaaaataataaaataacagaaTACTGGATTACATTTTTGAAGGATTTTCAAGGATAACTAATAGTACTTAGATAAAATAATCCAGTGACGGGTAAAAATGTATTAGTACAAATTAAGCCCCCCATGGTGCACCCCCTCCATCCCGCACACACACTGCCCAATTGACCCCTACCATTAATCGCCTGCCCATGGCCACTACGAGCAAATGTGGTATGTGGGCGGGGTTAAACGACCGAGATAATTTAGAACGTCATCCGCGAGACTCAGTCCAGTTCTGTCTGACTCGCACCCTGCAGCCTGCGGCGTGTTGAGTCTACCTTCTTTCTGAACTCAATTCGAGCTGACAAACAACACAGATTCATGCGGAGCAGCCATAAGCTCACCTTGTTGCTGTAGCTTGTATTCTGTGGAGTACGTCTTTCCGATGATGTTCCAGACCGGTCGGAGACAGCCGAAGAGACCCTCCAGGAAGCCGCCCGACCCGGGCCCCGTTCTGTGAAAGTGCAACTTGATGTCGTCGGGGTGATGGAGGTGACCTTGCCTCCCGTCTCCGCCGTGGTCCACATGACATTCCCCGTCTCCCGGTTGCTCCTCCATTCCGCTCCTGCAGCCGCCGTGTTCGCAGGAGGCCGGTGAGACCGGTTCCTCGTGGTCGTGCTCCTGCAGCTGAAGGACGCTGTTGTCAAAGTGACCGCCCTCACTCCGCGTGGAGTCTACGCTTAAGGCCGTGTTCGGGGGACTCAAACCCCCCAGGACCGTCTCTTCGTCCTGGCTGGGCGGCGGAAGCAGCTGCAGGGCCACGGGCAGGTGTGCGGGCGGGGCCAGGTCCGTAATTATCTGCGGGGGTAACATCGAAGGAGGGGCCGGTGGAGGCTGCGGTTGAGAGTTTGGCGGGTTCGATTTCTTCACGGAGTCCCCAACTACGCTGAGTTTGAGCTCCTCCTTCAGCTTGCCCACCAGCATACTGGGGCAGGAAGTCCATGAGAGCACCTCGGGAGAACTTCCCATGATGTCATGCGTGAACATTGGCTATGTACACCTGGCGAGGAGTGGTCCTAACACATTGGCTCACCCGTATTTGAATCagctgtaaaaaataaaaaataaaaaaatagcacagAGACGTTCGTGATTAAAGAAAATTTCACTGCTTTCATAAAACCAACACAAGGCGAGTACTATCGCACTGAGTTCTTGCTACAAATCTTCTCATTGACTGGGTTGGAATGAGTTTACATTAATGACTTATTTTTGCTGAATGAAGTGgtttaattacaaacaaacatcaAGTAGGCTTTAAGACAGTGCATACGAGCCGAATAAATCACACTGGATAGAATAGCCTCATTTTGGGGAAGATTCAGGAAAACAGTTGGACCGACTCGACGGCACGCAAAAACAGTTGGGGCTTTGCGCCGCTGCCAGCGGGGTGTTATATCAGTCGAGAAGGGATTAAAACTTTTGCTGTGTTCGGGAAGCTCAGAGCCAAACATCTGGCATGCACGGACCAACGTCTGAGCGGGCACAGCCAGCCTTGCGAGCTTGGGTACACTCGATCAATCGGTATACCTGCCAGTGTTGCAAGGGGAATGTCAACGAGGTGACACAACATTCCAGAGACGAGTGAATCTGTAcagatgtcattaaaaaaaaaaaaaaaatttccagagAGACCTGGCCAAGACAGACAGCAGCAAAAACAAAGCTGCAGGAAAGGCGAAGTACAGTTTACAAAGTCAACATCTTTCAACATCAACATTTAAACACCTGTTCAAGCATCTGAGCTAAGAGATTAACATTTAATAGAAAGTGCTTCAATCTCTTAATTTAGGACCAgttccttgattttttttttttttggggggggggggagaatatatatatatatatatatatatatatatatatatatattataatgtgGTGAGATTACCTggcaaaacatctttttaaaaataatttttcgaTTCCAAATTGTCTCTTATTAACGACCCaactacagtgaagacaataagtatttgaacacactgctatattgcaagttctctcacttagaaatcatggaggggtctgaaattttcatcataggttcatgtccactctgagagagataatctaaaaagaaaaatccaaattgttcacgatttatttgtgtgatacagctgcaaataaatatttgaacacctgagaaaaccaatgttattatttggtacagtagcctttgtttgcaattacagaggtcaatcgTTTCtactgatttctaagtgggagaacttgcaatgtatcagggtgttcaaatacttattttcttcactgtatatccttGGATTTGCTGTTTCCATCTGCTTCAGTACGATGCGCCGAGTGTCTGAAGAAGTGAGTGACAGGAAAGGTCCAAGTCTAGATAAATCCTTTTGGTAGATCTCAAAATCGAAGTTGTTCATTTGCTGATCTGGTGGTGTTTGAATGTTTTGGCGAAGGCATGTACTGTATCAGCGAACATTTATCTCCTGGAGGGTAACCCGAGCGGTGTGAGAGTGCAGCGCCTGCCAAACGCTCATCTATAATTCAAGCTCGACTCGAAGCAAGTTTCTGAGAGTGCAGGGGGAACGAGAGAATGCTCTCTCAGGTATCCGATAAATCCGTCCATTCCAATGCCAAGACAATCGAGCCGCGTGAGTAGAGGACCAAGCTGTAATTCCACCCCGCCAATAATTCTCAGAGCCGGGCCATGTTGATGCAAGACGCTAGATGTGGTCAGCTGGGGTGAAACGCATGCCAAGCCTGAAGGCGCCTCACATGTTAAGCCCTATGACCCAATTTAAAACCGCTGCCTAGAATAATGGCAATGAAAGTTTTAGAGTTTCATTTATCTGCATTCATTTTTGCATTCTTACCAGTCGGGAATCAGGACCCGCATCTGACACCGTGAAGAACAGGAAAGGGACCTCACCCATTAATCACTAATGGAGGATCTCCATAAATTATGTCTGTCTGTTTTGCAAGGTTTCATTTCCACAGTCTTTTAATGGACTTTTCCGAAAGGACAAACGGATTGTCCTTGtggtggaacaaaaaaaaaaataatctgtgacAATGCAGATATTCAGCTtctagaggggaaaaaaagtacttaCAATAAAGGCGAAAGAGAGCTTTAACTATAATTTTATTTGGAGTGGAGGAAACATTGTGTTGTTAATGTGTGCGTTGGGCTTAGCCGTGTGGCACAAAAACCTGGGGCGTGTCAGACAGGAGCCAGTAATCCAACCACGAATAGTAATCACTCAGGAAGACAACTCTCGCTCCACTCGAAGAATCTCAGTCAGGTTTGCTTACTTTTTCACAATATTATACTTTTATTAAACCATAAAGAACCCCTGGAAGATATTTCTGGAGCAAAAGATCCACATCAAACAGGTAAACATCCCCACGCCCCCACACACGCTGCATTTACACTTCACATCTGCGTCTCCATCACTGTGCTCCTAGTTAAGGGGAGATCCCGCTGGGTCCCAGAGGGGCGGCCTCCCTTTGCTGACAGCTGCGTTCCCGACAAAGAACCAATTTAGACCTTCTCCCACTTCATCATTCACACGTTGCCATGTCGACACGGACTCCATCCAGTTATGTTCTCCGAAGCTCGGAGCGTTTGCCGTCTCCTTCACGAGCTGGCCGGAGTGGAACGGCGGAATGGTTGAAGGTGAAACctttagttttgaaaaaagGAGTAGGATACAAACCAATAACAATGCTTTTTCCGAGGGAAAATAACAGTTAGCTCACACCATAGTGAGTTCTGACTAAAGACCTTCTCAGGACCGTTTGCACATTGCTTGACTCGACTTACAACCTTGACTCATCCCCACTCAATCACAgggaatacacacacaaaaaaaaataatacactcaAGCTCATTACCAGACCATTACACGAGTCTTCCTACGGTCAAGAGGGAGGATGCAGGATCGTACAGAGAAAATGCCCACAagcatggcgagaacatgcaaactccatgcagaaAGGTCCGAGATATATACCCAGAACTTTTCGATGAGCACTTCCAGACATGCCGGCCACATGGTTATTCATATCACTCCAAAGATACTGAAAAAAACTGCACCCTACATGAACTGAAGCCTGAATACGTGTGGTCCGTGTACCTTCCCATGCAGAGAGAGAATCGAATCGCCGCACTGGGTTTCGCTTCGCTTGCCAGTGCCAACTCGTGATCAAGGTCAGTGAGCTGAAGCGAGCCAGTGTTGGTAAACAAAGGTTACGAAACAAGTGGACTAGAAAAATGGCTGCTGCATTTCTTTATACTTGGTAGGGAAGACAAAATTAGAACACATTCAGTAGGAAAAAACAGTAACATGAGCGCGCCCCAAGGGTTTGTTTGGCTTCACTCCTACACCTTGTGAGCTGGAGGGAATGCGACAGCCCACTTTAGGTGGGTGAAGGTTAATGAACAGAATGAATAGGCAGCGTGTTCAGGGACGCTGACATCCCATTTCGCTATTAAACCCTATTAGTTCGTATTCTGGCTCCCAACAATATCTTCAAAAACTGTTGGCTACTGGCTCATAATTCTCACATTGCCAAGAGATCATAGACGATC of the Syngnathoides biaculeatus isolate LvHL_M chromosome 14, ASM1980259v1, whole genome shotgun sequence genome contains:
- the si:ch211-45c16.2 gene encoding mitogen-activated protein kinase kinase kinase 13; the encoded protein is MFTHDIMGSSPEVLSWTSCPSMLVGKLKEELKLSVVGDSVKKSNPPNSQPQPPPAPPSMLPPQIITDLAPPAHLPVALQLLPPPSQDEETVLGGLSPPNTALSVDSTRSEGGHFDNSVLQLQEHDHEEPVSPASCEHGGCRSGMEEQPGDGECHVDHGGDGRQGHLHHPDDIKLHFHRTGPGSGGFLEGLFGCLRPVWNIIGKTYSTEYKLQQQDMWEVPFEEISELQWLGSGAQGAVFLGKFRSEEVAIKKVREQKETDIKHLRKLKHPNIISFKGVCTQAPCYCIIMEYCAQGQLYEVLRAGRKVTPRLLVDWASGIASGMNYLHLHKIIHRDLKSPNVLVTHNDSVKISDFGTSKELSDKSTKMSFAGTVAWMAPEVIRNEPVSEKVDIWSFGVVLWELLTGEIPYKDVDSSAIIWGVGSNSLHLPVPSTCPDGFKILMKQTWQGKPRNRPSFRQILLHLDIASADVLGAPQETYFNAQAEWREEVKKHFEKIKSEGTCIHRLDEELIRRRRDELRHALDIREHYERKLERANNLYMELSAIMLQLEVREKDLMKREQAVEKKYPGTYKRHLVRPIVRSNAVEKLIKKKGSISHKPGMPTAKRPDLLRSDGIASVDPLPSPSPLSASPKVSTPPGKARYRSKPRHRRANSKGSHSEFLGVLKSTAGAPEDPQSLQDQPPRRHLHHLPLPTCGPPLPLKGREEAVVNCANNLRYFGPAAALRSPQTDHLQRRVSGSSPDLISAAMEADTRQRASSTGSNPLPGAGPGCPCCQAQPLPGCLHCQETIPASSQPELPGFSLLSTQEGSRSPSRPPNKDPATNGEVLKKPEPQEQEAFQNKHTLPNALSRTLRPLRKGGDESSEEEEGEVDSEVEFPRRQRPHCCMSSFQSYSTFSSENLSVSDGEEGNTSDHSHSGPLERLSASQEEHLDELLSHTPDIPIDITTQSDGLSDKECAVRRVKTQISLGKLCSDEHSYENPLQFGDSDCDSSEAECSDATIRNNKGAPSSW